Genomic window (Drosophila ananassae strain 14024-0371.13 chromosome 3L, ASM1763931v2, whole genome shotgun sequence):
GGAAATTTTGATTGGGCCAAAAACTGGCTGAATTTCGTAAACCGGTCTATTGCATAAAATTGCAGGTCTTCGTCCGTCGCCAGGCGGCGTATATACGGACAAGTAAAAAAGCGTAGCAAACTAGTTGGGCAGAATGGGTAAATGGAGGATTCGCCAGGGGATTCGCCTAGCTAGGCCACGAAGTCGAGCGGCCGGTTGAAGCCACCCTTGCGATTCATATACTGACGGTATTTTCGCTTTAAGATTACATGCACTTCTCCGACATCGTTGCCCTCGACCTTCCTGTTTTTGGTGGTGTCGAACGTGCAGAATCCCATTGTCTTCAGCATCTCAACCTCTTCCGGCGACTTGCCCTCCAAATCGGCCTCGTTGATCTTGGGCCGGTCGGCAGCTGCTGCATTGTTCCTCGTCGTTCGCCGAGACGTCGATGGTCCGCTGCTACttccgccgccaccgccacctccGGCTCCCCTCGAGCGCGATCTGCAAAATTTCATGAATAGCCAATTGTGagttttgaattttaatattcttcATTGAATGAGTGACAGATTCCCGTGATGAAATGGCATTTGATTGCATTCGAATTGCAATGAGCCTGGGAATAACTGGGGCGACCTTCAAAAATCTGCACTCGAACTCGGTGCAATTTGAAGTTTTAATTAAGGAAGGGCAACCGGTTGAACAGCTTCATTAGAGGTTTCATTAAAATTCGATATTCAAGAGTAACAATAAAGGTACATTCCTAATTTGAAACCAGAAAACTGGGCCAATCCCAGACTAACTTTACAAAAAACTACTAGATGGCAGCAGCTCTACGCATTTTGTAtctaaattttgttttgtatttagCATTGGCGCTCTTAGATGACATTTTATAGAAGATAACAAGTAAGCTTATATAAAGGATTGGATGTGGATTGAAGGGATCCTAGCCTTAGGACATGTCCTCGATGAGGGCCGCACGCAATTTGGTTGTCACGGTGGCCGGCTGTGCCTGGTTTAGCTTGAAGACGCTCTCAATCACGGAAATCTCAGTGGCGGTGGTGTTCATGCCCACAAAGGAGAGCCAGTCGTTGACCACCATGCCGGCAGCGAGCACTTCACTGCCTCGGTTTACAGTTCCCGCCACGAGGGGAACTTGCAGCAGCGACGAAAGTTCGTCCTGGTCCTGTATGCTTGTCTTGGGGTGCACCATGCCGCCCTGGTTGCTCAACACCGTGTAGGAGCCAACGAGCGTGTTGTCGGCAATGGTCTGACGGAACACCTCCACATTCAAAACGTCGCCAATGATCTCCTCAGTCTCTTTGTCCAGATCTGGGTGTACGAGGGCCACATAGTCGTTACAAGCTATGACGTTTCCGAGGGCCGAAAGACGCTCCTCCACTCTCTGGATCTTGACGGCGTCGGGCAGACTGTTACGCAGGTGCTGCAGCTCCTCGTCCGTGGTGGAGTTGGGCACCAGCAGCCCATTTCTGTTGCCAACAGTGAGGCGACCAATGATGCGGCAGCCGCCCACGTTGGCGTGGATCACCGGGATAGTCTCGGCCAGTTCCGCCTCAAAGGCACTGTAGAAGGTCTCGGAACCGCCGATGGCCACCAGGCAGTATGTGTTTGTAAGTTTGGTGAAGACGCCGATGTCGTCGTTGTTCTCGAATTGCACTCGGAGCGCCATTTCTCTGTGTGTACTGGTTTCTCGGGGCTTGCTTGGATTCTCTCTTAACTGGTAGCTCGGCCTGACTAAGCCTGTTCGCTTCAAACACTGGGATTTGGTTTATAAGTCCGGGAAACTGTTTTAAATTCCTGATGAAATTCGCAATTTCGCTTCACGTGGTAATTTTTAGTGGGGCAGAGCTGCTAAACCATCGATTGCTGCCTATCGAACCGGCCCTATCGATACGCGCcacgaataaataaacatgcTTGGAGGCTGGCCCTCCCCACCCCTTAGCGTAAACGATGTTCTTAGACTAGGTTTATACTTATCATGGCTTGGTGCTTGGTACACTACACTTTGTTATTCACCTAGATCGCCGTCCCCTCGCTCGGTCCCGGTCCCGTTCACGCTCCCGCTCCCGGCTGCGACTTCTGTCCCGCTCTCGCTCCCTTTCACGGCGACTGCTGCCACCGCCGCCAGCTCCGATGGCTTCACGTTCCCTGGAGCGGCGTTCCCGGCGTTTCTTGCGTTCGGAGCGCTCCTTCTCACGCCTTCTCAGCGCCGGCGAGGCGGGACTTCGGCTGCGGCCCATGTCTCTGTTTCTTTTCTTGCTGATGCGTTTGTACTTCTTGTTGCCTTTGCCTGGAAACCCATGGAAATCACTTATTCGTTCGAGGTTAGAGTGCAGGGAAGCTGGCTCACCGTTGCTCTATTCTGTGCCTTGCATTATTTGGGCGACACACCGGCGGGGCTTGGGACGCGTAAACTTAAATCTAAAACGAGTAAACAAGGCTTATCGCGGGGGGACTCCGAAACGGAATGATAAAAATGTTTGGCGGGGATCAGGGGGTAGGACTTTCTCAGAAGCTAGTGGTGGAGAAACATCGATAAACTCAacatcgatatatcgatagtTTAACAATTATTCGagaatttcaaaaaaatttgtatttcaaaacaaaaattataataattactTAGTAAGTACTACTTATATTTgctaaattatataatttatttttaaattattaatttctcAAATGAACCTAATACAATGGCGCCTCTTAAAATTGTGCAGCCCTGAAGATCGCCCTGCCAACCTGCGAAGAACACAAAGAAAATGCATCTTCAAGATTAAGATACACACAACAATCTGTACAACACAAGTGCGTCAGAATTTTCAGAACCTGCGGTTCGCTGGAAACCGAAAAGTATATCTTTAAACACTAAATGCCATCGCATAATAGATAGATCTTGTAGATAGCCCAAAACACTGTGTCCAGATACAATCCGTCCGGTTTAACCATGCTGTCGCATCTGCGAAATACATCCGAGGCCGTTGCGGTTCTGGCTTCCCTGGGCCTTGGATTGGTTCTGCTCGTTTTTATGGCTACGACGCCGATCGCCATCGAAGCCACCCAGTCCGGCATTTACGTGGACAACGGCAGGGATCAAACGATCATGCAACGAGTCCTGAGTGATGACGACAAGCTAGACGTGTCCTATGAGATACTCGAGTTCCTGGGCATCGCCGACCGGCCCACGCGCCTTAGCAGTCACCAACTGTCGCTAAGGAAGTCTGCCCCGAAGTTCCTGCTTGACGTTTACCATCGCATTACGGCGGAGGAGGGATTGGCCGGTGACCAGCACGGGGATGGGGGTAGCCATCGCTCCAAGCGCAGTCTCGATCTCGAGGAGGAAAACGGCGAGTCTAAAAACCTCATCACCGATCTTGACAAGCGAGCCATCGATGAGAGCGACATCATTATGACATTCCTCAACAAGCGCAACCACAACGTAGACGAGCTCCGCCACGAGCACGGACGACGTCTCTGGTTCGACGTCTCTAACGTGCCGGTGGACGATTACCTGGTGATGGCCGAACTGCGCCTGTACCAAAACTCCAACGAGGGCAAGTGGCTGACCACGAACAAGGAATTTACCATAACGGTGTACGCCATTGGAACCGGTACTCTGGGTCAGCGCACCATGGAGCCACTGTCCTCGGTGAACACTACCGGCGACTACGTGGGTTGGTTGGAGATGAACGTAACGGAGGGGCTTCACGAGTGGCTTATCAAATCCAAGGAAAACCACGGCATCTACATCGGGGCCCATGCTGTCAACCGTCCGGATCGGGAGGTAAAGCTGGACGATATCGGTCTGATCCACCGCAAGGCGGACGACGAGTTCCAGCCCTTCATGATCGGCTTCTTCCGGGGCCCCGAGCTGATCAAGACCAACGCCCACAGTACCCACCACAGGAGTAAGCGCAGCGCCACCCACCAACCTAAGCGCAAGAAGCCGGTGTCTACGAACATGAATCCTCTGCAAAACGTTCCCATTGAGAGCACGCGCAGCTGCCAGATGCACACCCTGTACATAGACTTTAAGGATCTGCTTTGGCACGACTGGATCATCGCCCCGGAAGGGTATGGAGCGTTCTATTGCAGCGGCGAGTGCAACTTTCCGCTAAACGCCCATATGAACGCCACCAACCATGCAATCGTCCAGACCCTGGTGCACCTGATGGAACCGAAGAAGGTGCCAAAGCCCTGCTGTGCACCCACCCGTCTGGGTGCCCTGCCAGTGCTGTATCATTTGAACGACGAGAACGTAAACCTGAAAAAGTATAGAAACATGATTGTTAAATCATGCGGGTGCCATTGAGTTTCGATTGAGTTCGACCAACCCCCCCTCCACCTAGGCTAagaaaaatgaattatttCTGTGTAGATGTCCGTCTCTGTACTAATctcgaatattttttatagaaacaTACATACAGCGCTGTACCTAACTATGTAAATTCGGACCAGACCTAACTCGCGGGCTGTGATCCGGCATCGTCAATCTACTTTATGCGACTTATATTGTCGCAAATGATATTAATAGTGCCTTACGGAGCGTTAACTATGTGTAACTCAAAAATTCCATACATACGCTTAATAAACGGCCATAAACttatgtttttattgttttatttggtGGATGGACCGTTTCAGGTCAACCAATTTACTCTCAAAATACATTTTCACAGCAACATAATGGGTATTTTGATTCTCTAAACTGATATCAAAGCAATTACCATTTTAAAATACATCATTTAAATGCTTATTAAAAGGAAAAGATCCAAAATTATATAAGATTCTCTCTCCTACAacttaaaatatacaaataagTACATTAAAAAGACACATTTCTTTCAATGATCCTTGAATGTTTTAAACTTAAGGTGATATTTTGATTTTGGCGTGATAAAAAGAACACATTGTACTTGTGGTACTACAAGGATGAAACAAAGGTCCTGAGACCAACTTATCGCTTATGGATCCAATGATGCCGGAATGCAAACAGGTGCATGATTATATTTCCGACTCTTTTGTCAATCAGGCAGGACATCAAGCGACCATCAAACACTGGAACATTGACATTCAACGAGATACATGCTTCTCTGCAAGGACatttaaacctttttttaaGGACTAAACAAATCAAAAGTGTATTGTGCTacttacaaaatttcatacACTCCAATGCAGTTACGGAAATACTCCTTCAGGGTGAACTCCCCCTTAATAGTCTTGGCTCGACTGACACTGATCATTACGTCCGGATTCTTGCTGtacaaaattacaaaaatatgcCGATTGGGAGACTCGATGGGCCGGGCAAACTTTCCCAGGACATTCTCAATATAGGTACTAGTACTGTTGTTATAAAAGTCCTCGGATGACTCTTCCGTGTAAAGTAAAAAGAACTGCCTCTCGACGAAGTGCGAGTTGAACGGCTGTGGTTTTTGAAACAAGGCTAAGCTGTCCTCAATCTCCTGGATCCAACTGAAGTGGGCATTGACCGTCAGCAGATACAGAGGAGGCAGTTTGACGAAAGGACGATAGTTTATGGGTGGAGGTTTGGCGAACCCAACCGCGGTGTCCTCGCTTTCAAAGACCTTTGCCAAGGAGTCGGCCATCAATGCCAAGTTGCCGTCATTGGGAGAATCGATGCGCCACCGTTCTTGGTCGGTGCAGAATTTCAGCAAATCGtgatacaatttaaaaaagcTCTGTCGCGTTTTCATGATCAGTTGGACATTGGAATTGGACATAACCATCCAGATCCACTCGTCTATGAAGATGTTAACGTTGCGGTCGTGAGAGTTACTTTGGGTATCCGATATTTGGGACAAGCGGAGTCTAGTTGGACCTAAAAGATAGATATTTTGtatctatttttaaaattaagagtCCCATAAATAGACTTACCAGCAAACAGAGCTACTGCCAGAGGAACCACTACCGTGGCGTATAGTATGTGGCTCCTCTGTTTATTGCAAAGTATCCACGGAGAGCGGAAATTCAGAGCTGATGTATTGAATGGCTCCAGGAAATCCCTCAACACTGTGTTGGGATGCAAGTGGACACTAGAGCACCAGACGGATTTCAAGCAATTCTTTCCCACATCCACGGCACAGATATTGGGATACATGCCGCCAGTGAGGGCGGCTTTGACGACGTGCCAGTTGGAGGACATTAGGTTGAGGTTCTGCATGCTCAGCTGGCCCCGACTGTGGACTAGGTTGGCCGCTCGCAAGGAGCTAACTATTTCGCTCCGAGTATTGTTGAGTTGCTCCATCACGCCATTCAAAACAAAGTCGTACTCATCGGTAAGATGCAGTGGAGGGATCTTGTTCTTCAGGCGGCTCTGCCACTCCTGAAATAAACGTACGAAAATGAAGTGATCGGAGAACTGATTGTCGGCCAGGCGGGCTCGCTCGTTCTTGATCCGGTTCTGAATGAAGATTGTGAACCTGTCCCACAGGTGGTCGATGTCCTCGTTGAAGGGAATGCCCAAAGGATCGGCTGTCATGAGCGAGCTCACTATGGTGAGGATAGGATCAAGGCACTGCAGAAGAATGCCGAAGACAAGCAGACGACCCAGCTGGCATGGAACGGGGATGTCCAGAAGCCGGCAACCCAGCCAAGTGACATCCTCATACTCGTCCAGCACGTCGATCTTTTTGAGGATCTGGACAATGTGGTGAACATTTATCATCGGTGGCGGCGAGATTGTAAAGTCTAGGTACTCCCCGATGATCTTATGGGGCGACAGGAACTTAACCAATAGACAGATCCTGTCCAAGTACATGGTCTGAAGCGGGGGTGTGCTCGTGTCCGACAAGCTATCGTAGGCCTCCTTGAAGATCAGCCGGAAGCAGTGCGAATCGGGAGCTGGAGGAAGATTATATTGAAAAGATTGTTTCTCCTTAAGGACTACTATCTACAGACCTTCAGTATTCACGAGTAACTCTCTTCGCGCCAGGCAGTCCTTGGCCACCCATTCGTAACGATCTTCGATGGAATAGTTGGTGCTATCATACATTGGAGTCAGCCGGCAGGCACTGTCTATTTGGTACTTAAAGGGCACCTTCAGGGGCAACGACTCAATGATCTCCGTTGTGAGGACCACCTTCACGGTGTTGCTGCGGGCCTTGATCAAGGCGTCTATATAATCCTTTCTCATGTTCTCATGGAGCAGAAAAATGGAGAGCTCCTGCAGGTTGCCAGTCAGGCAGTGGCTCAGAAGCATATAATTTAGCTTAACGATATGGTAGTAGGTGGGCATAATAATCAGGATGTTGCCTGAAACACAAAGAAAACAGCACAATTATAGTAACTAAAAGATAGATGTTTGCATTTAAAGggtttaatttattaaatttgatttacAAAGTTACCTATACATAAATAAACTCGACATTTCCTCTCTCGACATTCGTACAAACTAAGTTTAAAGACAGACGCACGTAaattaaatatctttaaaattaCTAAATGGCTTTGACATCTCGGCTAGAACTAATATAACTATGTAACAGACGTATGCATTTAAGATATTTGTTGTGTGGAGGCGGCATTCAAGGTTCGATCTGTTCACAAGGTGAGTGGTAAGCATCCACTATGCTCTGGCTAAAAGAGTGGAAGTTGAATTCAGTTCACTTATGGCTATGACCGGTGCTGGGCAGGATTGGTCTCCAAGTCTCTGATTTGGCGCAGGATCTCCGGCTTCTTTTTCACCTTATCCAACTGATCCTTATCCAGCTTCTTCTGCTCGCCAGCCTTAATCCTAATCTCGATTTGCTCGATTTCGCGGATTTTCTTTCGAAGCTTTTTCAGCTGCTTGGCAGCGTCCACCTCCGGAGGTGCATCCAGCTTCAGCTTTTCGTCGAGAGTCTTGGATATGGCGTCGACCTCTCGGCTTTTTGAGGGTTGGTTGGATTTTGGCGCCTGAGACGTGCTGGCCGGCGTAGCTGCTACGCCAGGCGTTGGCGCCTTTGGCTGCCGCCCCACATCCTTGTCCAGCTTCTTGGCCCTCGTCCGCTCCTGCTTTTCGCGCTCCTTCTTCGCCTCGGCGGCCATAACTGGACACATGCCAGGCGGTACACCGGATTGCCGCTGTGCCACTATTTGCTTGCCCTTGCTCTCGTACAGTGGCACCTCCTCCTGTGGCACGTAGCCGTCTTTAACCCGGCGCGCCTTGCGCCATGTGCCGTCCGGTCGCTTGGTTGCCGGGATAAATTTTCCCTCGCTGCTCTGTAGATAGGTGCTCATTTTGGGCCGATTCTAGATTCTATAAAAAACAATGCCAAATTCCAGGCGGTACAATCGATAGCCGCCGTACCTGGCACGCTTGTCAGTTCAGCCGATGGTTCCTGCGTTTCCCAACCCTAACCGCACCTCGATCTAGCTGCCCGCCAAACTTTGAACTACAAAAGCTAACAGTAATAGACTTTACTCACCTGGTGTAAACTCCGGCTTCGTGAGCAACAGGTACATTATGTCTATTATGAGATCGTAGTCGACAAAATCCGGTTTGGCATTCTTGACCACATATCCGTGCAGGCTGTAGTTGTTTAAAGCATCGATGCACTCGTTATTCCCCTTGGAGGCGGCCAGAGAAATGGCATTCTGTTGCTGCTCATCCACGATGTACGGATCGGCGCCCATGAAGAGCAACAAACGAAGATGATTGGCGTTGTTCAGCTGGGAGGCGATTAGGACAGCAGTTTTTCCATTCACCGAGTGGCGGTAGTTGACCGGCACCAGGTCATAGTTGATGGCATACAGAAAGGGACGAATGGAGGCATCGGTGCCCAGCTCCTCGTAGGCCTGCAGGCACTTGTCCATCTGCTCGTTGCGCTGACTCTTGGTCCGGAAAACCTCTGGGATCTCCTTGTATATATCGGGACCCTTGTGGATGCCCGC
Coding sequences:
- the LOC6495361 gene encoding protein 60A; this encodes MLSHLRNTSEAVAVLASLGLGLVLLVFMATTPIAIEATQSGIYVDNGRDQTIMQRVLSDDDKLDVSYEILEFLGIADRPTRLSSHQLSLRKSAPKFLLDVYHRITAEEGLAGDQHGDGGSHRSKRSLDLEEENGESKNLITDLDKRAIDESDIIMTFLNKRNHNVDELRHEHGRRLWFDVSNVPVDDYLVMAELRLYQNSNEGKWLTTNKEFTITVYAIGTGTLGQRTMEPLSSVNTTGDYVGWLEMNVTEGLHEWLIKSKENHGIYIGAHAVNRPDREVKLDDIGLIHRKADDEFQPFMIGFFRGPELIKTNAHSTHHRSKRSATHQPKRKKPVSTNMNPLQNVPIESTRSCQMHTLYIDFKDLLWHDWIIAPEGYGAFYCSGECNFPLNAHMNATNHAIVQTLVHLMEPKKVPKPCCAPTRLGALPVLYHLNDENVNLKKYRNMIVKSCGCH
- the LOC26513868 gene encoding eukaryotic translation initiation factor 6, with the protein product MALRVQFENNDDIGVFTKLTNTYCLVAIGGSETFYSAFEAELAETIPVIHANVGGCRIIGRLTVGNRNGLLVPNSTTDEELQHLRNSLPDAVKIQRVEERLSALGNVIACNDYVALVHPDLDKETEEIIGDVLNVEVFRQTIADNTLVGSYTVLSNQGGMVHPKTSIQDQDELSSLLQVPLVAGTVNRGSEVLAAGMVVNDWLSFVGMNTTATEISVIESVFKLNQAQPATVTTKLRAALIEDMS
- the LOC6495304 gene encoding U4/U6.U5 small nuclear ribonucleoprotein 27 kDa protein produces the protein MGRSRSPASPALRRREKERSERKKRRERRSREREAIGAGGGGSSRRERERERDRSRSRERERERDRDRARGRRSRSRSRGAGGGGGGGSSSGPSTSRRTTRNNAAAADRPKINEADLEGKSPEEVEMLKTMGFCTFDTTKNRKVEGNDVGEVHVILKRKYRQYMNRKGGFNRPLDFVA
- the LOC26513899 gene encoding partner of Y14 and mago; amino-acid sequence: MSTYLQSSEGKFIPATKRPDGTWRKARRVKDGYVPQEEVPLYESKGKQIVAQRQSGVPPGMCPVMAAEAKKEREKQERTRAKKLDKDVGRQPKAPTPGVAATPASTSQAPKSNQPSKSREVDAISKTLDEKLKLDAPPEVDAAKQLKKLRKKIREIEQIEIRIKAGEQKKLDKDQLDKVKKKPEILRQIRDLETNPAQHRS
- the LOC6495303 gene encoding benign gonial cell neoplasm protein isoform X1, whose protein sequence is MNQVIQDKFIPQQLLYFIAGRRCCQQFACTYRSAEHDVIVNCSRALGLRSQVVQHNGQSCVKVFKQACRHYLEEPKQLTLTSPSLTNLFTLMSRVTNVAKEDQEYAAEYSSYRISGSDLPQINIPLPAIRPPLPRFKTEAQRNFLNSFPGHQLSKDILQLMYAHRLVVFNANLSWDKSMFVPLLILDDCEVKKSNVKIICIEKETIIATYNSHRMAEYFGEQVGETVGIQLPHSSSVSTTTHIIFSTAQYVLRSLAGGQNFQNISHLVVNDVHMHDPYTDILLTELKNALNTCPNLRIVLLSQMPAADKFLAFFEEGCEMNRTEIPQTETRISFLDEIHSCIALAGIHKGPDIYKEIPEVFRTKSQRNEQMDKCLQAYEELGTDASIRPFLYAINYDLVPVNYRHSVNGKTAVLIASQLNNANHLRLLLFMGADPYIVDEQQQNAISLAASKGNNECIDALNNYSLHGYVVKNAKPDFVDYDLIIDIMYLLLTKPEFTPGNILIIMPTYYHIVKLNYMLLSHCLTGNLQELSIFLLHENMRKDYIDALIKARSNTVKVVLTTEIIESLPLKVPFKYQIDSACRLTPMYDSTNYSIEDRYEWVAKDCLARRELLVNTEAPDSHCFRLIFKEAYDSLSDTSTPPLQTMYLDRICLLVKFLSPHKIIGEYLDFTISPPPMINVHHIVQILKKIDVLDEYEDVTWLGCRLLDIPVPCQLGRLLVFGILLQCLDPILTIVSSLMTADPLGIPFNEDIDHLWDRFTIFIQNRIKNERARLADNQFSDHFIFVRLFQEWQSRLKNKIPPLHLTDEYDFVLNGVMEQLNNTRSEIVSSLRAANLVHSRGQLSMQNLNLMSSNWHVVKAALTGGMYPNICAVDVGKNCLKSVWCSSVHLHPNTVLRDFLEPFNTSALNFRSPWILCNKQRSHILYATVVVPLAVALFAGPTRLRLSQISDTQSNSHDRNVNIFIDEWIWMVMSNSNVQLIMKTRQSFFKLYHDLLKFCTDQERWRIDSPNDGNLALMADSLAKVFESEDTAVGFAKPPPINYRPFVKLPPLYLLTVNAHFSWIQEIEDSLALFQKPQPFNSHFVERQFFLLYTEESSEDFYNNSTSTYIENVLGKFARPIESPNRHIFVILYSKNPDVMISVSRAKTIKGEFTLKEYFRNCIGVYEILEACISLNVNVPVFDGRLMSCLIDKRVGNIIMHLFAFRHHWIHKR
- the LOC6495303 gene encoding benign gonial cell neoplasm protein isoform X2 is translated as MPTYYHIVKLNYMLLSHCLTGNLQELSIFLLHENMRKDYIDALIKARSNTVKVVLTTEIIESLPLKVPFKYQIDSACRLTPMYDSTNYSIEDRYEWVAKDCLARRELLVNTEAPDSHCFRLIFKEAYDSLSDTSTPPLQTMYLDRICLLVKFLSPHKIIGEYLDFTISPPPMINVHHIVQILKKIDVLDEYEDVTWLGCRLLDIPVPCQLGRLLVFGILLQCLDPILTIVSSLMTADPLGIPFNEDIDHLWDRFTIFIQNRIKNERARLADNQFSDHFIFVRLFQEWQSRLKNKIPPLHLTDEYDFVLNGVMEQLNNTRSEIVSSLRAANLVHSRGQLSMQNLNLMSSNWHVVKAALTGGMYPNICAVDVGKNCLKSVWCSSVHLHPNTVLRDFLEPFNTSALNFRSPWILCNKQRSHILYATVVVPLAVALFAGPTRLRLSQISDTQSNSHDRNVNIFIDEWIWMVMSNSNVQLIMKTRQSFFKLYHDLLKFCTDQERWRIDSPNDGNLALMADSLAKVFESEDTAVGFAKPPPINYRPFVKLPPLYLLTVNAHFSWIQEIEDSLALFQKPQPFNSHFVERQFFLLYTEESSEDFYNNSTSTYIENVLGKFARPIESPNRHIFVILYSKNPDVMISVSRAKTIKGEFTLKEYFRNCIGVYEILEACISLNVNVPVFDGRLMSCLIDKRVGNIIMHLFAFRHHWIHKR